In Zingiber officinale cultivar Zhangliang chromosome 1A, Zo_v1.1, whole genome shotgun sequence, a genomic segment contains:
- the LOC122020793 gene encoding venom phosphodiesterase 2-like: MGCVPLSISTPPSPAQPTGVEYDPSNQTAALLSAVASHSSSGLRRSHTTYLVPAFVVVTCASVAVAAAFAFLLLPSSSPAAADQDSASDLSHAARPLAKLSRPVVLLVSSDGFRYGYQFKTDAPNIRRLIANGTEAAPGLISVFPTLTFPNHYSIVTGLYPPYHGIINNHFIDPISGASFTMKSNEPEWWLGEPLWETVVDHGFHAATFFWPGSQVKKGRWDCPPSFCRHYDGSVPFEHRVDTILSYFDLQSYEIPVFMTLYFEDPDKQGHKVGADDPEITAAVTRIDDMIGRLIVGLEKRGIFEDVTIILLGDHGMVGTCDKKLIFLDALSPWIKIPRDWVESTSPLLAIRPTAGVAPSEVVAKMNEALSSGKVEHGNYLKMYLKEDLPERLHYSASYRIPPIIGLLAEGYKVELEKTKDCECGGAHGYDNALFSMRTIFIAHGPQFVRGRKIPSFENIEIYNVITSILKLKGAPNNGSESFPSTILLANA, encoded by the coding sequence ATGGGTTGTGTTCCTTTGTCAATATCGACTCCTCCCTCTCCTGCACAGCCCACAGGAGTTGAATATGATCCTTCCAACCAGACCGCCGCTCTTCTCTCCGCCGTCGCTTCCCATTCCTCTTCGGGCCTCCGCCGATCTCACACCACCTACCTCGTCCCTGCCTTCGTGGTCGTCACCTGCGCCTCCGTGGCTGTCGCGGCCGCTTTCGCCTTCCTCTTATTGCCCTCCTCCTCCCCCGCTGCTGCAGACCAAGATTCCGCCTCTGATCTGTCTCACGCCGCGCGGCCACTCGCCAAGCTCTCCCGCCCCGTCGTTCTACTCGTATCCTCCGACGGCTTCCGCTACGGTTACCAGTTCAAGACCGACGCGCCCAACATCCGCCGCCTGATCGCCAATGGCACCGAGGCGGCGCCCGGGCTCATATCGGTCTTTCCCACCCTCACCTTCCCAAATCACTACTCCATCGTCACCGGCCTCTACCCGCCCTACCACGGCATCATCAACAATCACTTCATCGACCCGATCTCTGGCGCCTCCTTCACGATGAAGAGCAACGAACCGGAGTGGTGGCTCGGGGAGCCGCTCTGGGAGACTGTCGTCGACCACGGGTTCCACGCCGCCACCTTCTTCTGGCCCGGATCCCAAGTCAAAAAGGGGCGTTGGGATTGCCCTCCCAGCTTCTGCAGGCATTACGACGGCTCGGTGCCGTTCGAGCATCGCGTGGACACCATCTTGAGTTACTTCGATCTCCAAAGCTATGAGATACCCGTGTTCATGACCCTTTACTTCGAGGACCCAGATAAGCAAGGGCACAAGGTCGGTGCGGACGATCCAGAGATCACTGCTGCAGTGACTCGAATCGACGACATGATCGGGAGATTGATCGTCGGCCTGGAGAAAAGGGGGATCTTCGAGGACGTGACTATAATCTTGTTAGGTGATCATGGAATGGTGGGAACTTGTGATAAAAAACTGATCTTTCTTGATGCTCTGTCTCCGTGGATCAAAATTCCCCGAGACTGGGTCGAGTCCACTAGTCCTTTGTTGGCAATTCGCCCGACTGCCGGCGTGGCGCCGTCGGAAGTGGTGGCGAAGATGAACGAGGCACTGAGTTCAGGAAAGGTGGAACACGGAAATTATTTAAAGATGTACCTGAAAGAGGATTTGCCAGAGAGGCTCCATTACTCGGCGAGCTACAGGATTCCACCCATAATTGGATTGCTGGCGGAAGGCTACAAGGTGGAACTGGAGAAGACGAAAGACTGCGAGTGCGGTGGCGCTCATGGCTATGACAACGCATTATTCTCGATGAGGACAATTTTTATTGCGCACGGTCCTCAGTTTGTAAGGGGAAGGAAGATTCCATCTTTTGAGAATATAGAGATTTACAATGTGATCACCTCCATTCTGAAGCTGAAGGGTGCTCCCAACAATGGATCGGAATCGTTTCCGAGCACTATTCTTCTCGCAAATGCTTGA
- the LOC122020802 gene encoding uncharacterized protein LOC122020802 translates to MGGHDEFYDWEILLCSEAGEDSKSFQASSEDNFEDGAIKFDYFALNSGKYDHKEADGSTHAEEAQADSDNPSWVDPESDSGFVGLTKGGMGFSRIRMDGFKRSPFGSEKGSVDVNEGGGKDLGVEGIREIEARRMVNNDSGELVKIRDSSTELDSQNNCLNKASGGERRETVWWKFPFQLLKFCALKAKPVWSISIAAAILGFMMLGKRLYSMKEKSRSVPFRIILDEKKASQLKIHAARLNEAFSVVRRGPIISPSLAAARLDPWSVVSIQ, encoded by the exons ATGGGAGGGCACGATGAATTTTACGACTGGGAGATTCTCCTCTGCTCTGAGGCCGGAGAGGATTCAAAGTCTTTTCAAGCTTCTTCAGAAGACAACTTCGAGGACGGTGCCATCAAATTCGACTACTTCGCGTTGAATTCCGGTAAGTACGACCACAAAGAGGCTGATGGGAGCACCCATGCGGAGGAGGCGCAGGCCGATTCAGATAACCCTAGCTGGGTCGACCCTGAATCCGATTCTGGATTCGTCGGCCTGACCAAGGGAGGGATGGGTTTTTCGAGGATCAGGATGGATGGATTTAAACGATCTCCTTTTGGTAGCGAAAAGGGGAGTGTCGATGTCAACGAGGGTGGTGGGAAGGATCTGGGCGTTGAGGGGATTAGGGAGATTGAGGCGAGAAGAATGGTGAACAACGATTCCGGTGAACTTGTAAAGATCCGTGATTCGTCAACGGAATTGGACAGCCAAAATAATTGTTTGAATAAGGCTAGTGggggagagaggagagagacggTTTGGTGGAAGTTCCCCTTTCAGCTTTTAAAGTTCTGTGCTTTGAAGGCGAAGCCAGTTTGGTCGATCTCTATAGCTGCGGCCATTTTGGGGTTTATGATGCTTGGAAAGAGGTTGTATAGTATGAAAGAGAAATCTAGAAGTGTTCCTTTCAGGATCATCCTGGACGAGAAG AAAGCATCTCAGTTGAAGATCCATGCAGCTCGTCTGAATGAAGCTTTCTCTGTTGTGAGACGTGGCCCTATCATAAGCCCTTCGCTAGCTGCTGCTAGATTGGACCCATGGTCTGTGGTAAGCATTCAGTGA